The window AACGGGCGGTTCCCGACCGTTTCCGTCCGCCCGACCGCGCCGCGATGCCGTGTCTTTTTATCCGGGCCCGCCGTCCGGTCGGCGTATGCGCGTCGCGTTCGTCTCGCTTCTCGCCCCGGGTCACGGCGTCACGCCGGCCCGGGAGCGAACGCGACGGGTCGCCAGCGGGCTCGCCGACCGCGGCCACGAGGTCGTGTGGCTCTGCGCGCGGTGGTGGGGCGGCGACCACGACGTCTTCGAGGAGGACGGGATCGAGTACCGGTCGGTGGCGGCCGACCCGTCGCCGACGGCGTTCGCCGCGCGGCTCCCGCTCGCGCTCCGCCGGGTCGCCCCCGACGTCGTCCACGCGGTCAACAGCCCGCCGACGCCGGGGCTCGGCGCGACGGTCGCGGGGACGCTCGCGCGGACCCCGGTCGTCGTCGACTGGTGGCGCGACCACCCCGCGGACGCCGCCCGGCGGTACCGCTTCCTCGCCAAAGGCGCCGACAGGGTGACGACGCCCTCGCGGACGACGAAGACGCGGGTCCGCGAGCACGGGGCCGACGGCGACGACGTGCGGGTGGTCCCCGAGAGCGTCGACTTCGACCTCGTCGAGGCCGCCGACGTCGACGACCGGTTCGACGCGGTGTACGCGCGGCGGCTGGACCGCCACGCCAACGTCGAGACGTTCCTCCTCGGGCTCGCGGAGCTCCGCGGGCGCGACTGGACCGCCGCCGTCGTCGGCGACGGCCCCGAGCGCGAGCGGATCGAGGCGACCGCGAGCGACCTCCGGATCGCCGACCGGGTGTCGTTCCTCGGCGACCTCCCGCGCCGCGAGCGCGTCGAGTTATTTAAAGGGACCCACGTCGTCGCCGCGACGGCGACGTGGGAGACGTTCGCGACGGAGCTGTTGTGGGCGCTCGCGTGCGGCTGCGTCGCCCTCGTCGAGTACCAGGCGGACTCCAGCGCCCACGAGCTGGTAGAGGGCCGCGAGCGCGGGCGCCTCGTCACGAGCCCGGCCGAGCTCGCGGACGAATTCGTCGCCGTCGGCGACCTCCCGCGGCGGACCGTCGAGCCAGACTTCGCGGGCTACGACCACGACGCCGTCTTGGACCGGTACGTCGAGACGTATCGGGAGCTCGTCAGCGACTGATACGTAGAGAACGGAAGCGAACGGCTCGAAACCGCGGGCCGCACCGCCGGAACCGCCGGACGCCGACTACTCCTCTTGGGTGATCGTGCCGCCGTACTTCATGAAGACGAACGCCAGCCCGAGCGTGCTCACCATCGCGATGAACGTCGCGACGCCGAGCGCGCGGGCGCCCTGCGGGACGAAGACGGCGTTCGAGCCGCCCCCGCCGCCGGTCGACTCCGTCTCGATGTCCTCGCCGACGGCGAGACCGGCGTGCATGCCGACGGCGGTGTGGGGCACGCAGTGGTAGTGGGTGATACCGACGTCCTCCTCGCTCGTCTCGTACTCGTAGGTCGCCCCCTCCTCGCCGACCGGGTCGCCGCTGTCGAGGGCGGCCGGGCCCTCGACGTTCTGCACGTTGTGCGCCCCGCCGTTCCCGGTCCACTCGAACGTGATCGTCGTGCCCGTATCGACCCAAAGCAGGGTCGGGTCGAACGCGAGCCCCTGGTCGCCGGCGCCGACCGACACGGTCACCTCGCTCTGCCCGCGGGCGTCCTGGTACGACCCGACGTTCCCGCTACTGGCCCCGCTCGGCCAGACCGGCTGTTCCTCCTGTGCCGCCGCGGTCCCCGCCGTCACCGTCGCCGCCCCGGCGGCAGCGGTCGCGCCGCCTGCGGTCCGCATGAACGCGCGCCGGGAGACGTCGTCCGAGCTCATACCCCCCGGTTTGTGACGGGCTGTAGTGAATATGTTGATCCGGTCGCGGGCGGCGTCGCCGTCCCGCCCCGCCCGCGAGGACCGACGTGTCGCCGATGAGCGTATAAAAACAGCGCCCGTAACTCCCGCATGAGCTACCCGGTCACCTACTACTGCCCGCACTGCGGGACCCTCGTCGAGCTGGAGCGCGACGGCTACCTCGCGGACAAGTCGGTGACGCCGTACCCCCTCGACGGGTGGACGTACGTCGCCCCTGCGGAGCCGTTCGAGGACGCGGCCGACGTCGACGGCGTCCGGTTCGTCTGCGGCGAGAGCGACGGGGTCGTCTGGGACCCCCACGACGGAGTGCGCGGGACCGACGTCGGCGGCGAAGTCAGTGACGGCGGACAGACCGGCGAGGGCGCCGGCAGCGCCGGAGACGGTGACGACGGCGCCGCTGACGGCGAGGACCCCGGCTGCGGCGAGCCCTTCTACCTCTCGTTCGTCCGGTACGACGAGGGGCGCGAGATCGACCCGCGCGCCGAGAGCGAGCTGGTCGAGATCGACCCCGACCCGCGCCCGAGCGGGCCGCGGGGGCCGAGCGGACCGAGCGGCGTCGGGGACGACGGCGGCTCCGACGGCGGGTTCTGGTAGCGCGACGCTGCGGGGCGGCGCTCGGAAGCAATCTGCCACGATCGACCGTACTATTATCTTCGCGAGGCGCGACGGGACAGGTATGCCGGACACCAAGTCGGGACGTGACAAGCAGGCACGCGACGAGGAGCGCCGACGTATCGAGCGGGATATTACCGAGGCCCGCGAGCGCGGCGACGAAGCGGAACCGCCGGACAACGGTCCGGAAGCGTGTTATCGGCGGGGCTGCGACGAGCCCGCCGCGTTCAGGGTCACCGAGCGGTATCAGGAGGACACCGGGAAGGGCGCCGTGGAGGCGACCGCCCTCCTCTGTACAGACCACACGGTCGCGGAGGGGCCGGCCAACCTCGACAGCGCGTACGATGAGTACGTCTTCCGCATCGAGCCGATCTCGGCCGGTGACTGACCGGAGCGGGCGACGGCGTCGCTCGCCGAACGACGCCAACAGACAAGCCCCTTAATGCGGGAGCGAGAAGGCTCGGGTATGGAAAGCATCAATCGGACCGCGATCGAGCTCGTCGACGAGGCGCTCGACTTCGCCGGCGAGCTCGACGTCGTCGGGTACGAGCTGGACAACGGCGCTACCGTCGTCGACTTCGGAGTCGACGCCGCCGGCGGCGTCGAGGCGGGGCTGCTGCTCGCCGAGATCCAGACCGCCGGCCTCGCGAACCTCCGCACCCGCATGGGCGAGGTCGCAGGCGCGCCGCGCCAGTACGTCGAGCTGTCGACTGACCACCCCGCGATCGCCCTGCTCTGTTCGCAGAAGGCCGGCTGGGAGCTCGCCTTCGAGTCCGGCTACGAGGGGCTCGGCTCCGGGCCGGCCCGCGCGCTGGTCGGGCAGGAGGCGGAGTTCGAGCGCGTCGGCTACTACGACTCCTCGGAGTTCGCCACGCTCGCGGTCGAGTCGACCGCGCTCCCGACCGAGGAGGTCGCCGAGCACGTTGCCGACCTCGCCGAGGTCGACGCCGAGGGCGTCTTCCTGCCCGCGTACGCGACCGGCTCGACCGTCGGCTCGGTCGCCACCGCGGCCCGCGCCGCGGAGCTCGCCGTCTTCCGCCTGCTGGAGCTCGGCTACGAGCCGACCGACGTGCTCCACGCCTCGGGCGCCGCGCCCATGGCGCCCGTGACCCGCGACGAGGATCTCGCGATGGGGCGGACGAACGACGCCCTCGCGTACGGCGGCGAGGTCCACCTGCAGGTCGCGCGCGACGACGACCGCTTCGACCAGATCGTCTCGACCGCCCGCGAGGAGTACGGCACTCCCTTCGTCGAGGTGTTCGAGGACGCCGGCTGGGACTTCTACGAGGTCGACGAGCGCGTCTTCGCGCCCGCGAAGGTCACCGTCGACGTCGTCGACGGCCCCGTCTACGCCGTCGGCGAGACGGACGAGGAGCTGCTCGCCGAGTCGTTCGACTACCGCTGATCCGGTCGCGGAGCGACTTCGATGCGACTCAAACCCGTCCCCGACCCCCCGGCCGCCGTCGACGACCTCCGCGAGCTCCAGCGGGCGGTGCCGCTCGTGCCCGGACGCACCGACGACTGCTGCGCCCGCCTCCGCGACCGGTGTGACCTCCCCGACCGGCAGGTCGCGAACGACTGGCTCGCGTTCCTCCGCGCGCTCGGGCTCGTCCGAGAGACGTCGCGGGGGTTCGTCAGAACCGACGCCGAGCCGACCCCCGAACTGGTCCGCGAGGGGCTCCGCGAGGAGGTCCTGCTCGTGCCGGAGGCGCTCGCGGCCCTCGGGGCGGCGACGCCCGAGGACCCGCTCACGCCCGACGGGCTGTTCGAGGCGACCCGCGGGTCGGTCCCGCGGCACGACCGCGCCCGCGACCCGGAGTGGGAGGCGACGTGGCGCGACCGGGCGGCCCGGCTGTTGGCGTGGCTCGCGCTCGTCGACCTCGCGGAACGGGTCGAGCGGGAAGGGGACGACGACCGGGAGCGGGACGACGACCGGGAGCGGGACGACGACCGGGAGCGGGACGACGACCGGGAGCGGGACGACGACCGGGAGCGGGACGACGACCGGGAGCGGGACGACGACCGGGAGCGGGACGACGACCGGGAGCGGGGCGACGACCGAGAGCGGGACGGCGCCCGAACCGGCGAGCCCGCCTACGTCGCCGGCGACGCGGCCGGAACGACGGACTGAGCGCGTCTCGGGCGGAATCGGGGGAAACACCCCGTAACAAGCCTTTTACTCGGCGCCGGAGAGGGTGTTCCCATGGGACGATTCGACCGGCGTGAGTCGCCGCTGTCGGTCACGTACGAGCCGACGAGCGTGAAGGATCTGCTCGTGGAGATGAAAGACACCGCGGAGCTGCTTATCGACCTGTCGTACTCGGCGGTGCTCCACGGGAGCCCGACGATCGCCGAGGAGGTCGTCGAGCTCGAACACCGGATGGACGTCCTC is drawn from Halorubrum sp. CBA1229 and contains these coding sequences:
- a CDS encoding glycosyltransferase, translating into MRVAFVSLLAPGHGVTPARERTRRVASGLADRGHEVVWLCARWWGGDHDVFEEDGIEYRSVAADPSPTAFAARLPLALRRVAPDVVHAVNSPPTPGLGATVAGTLARTPVVVDWWRDHPADAARRYRFLAKGADRVTTPSRTTKTRVREHGADGDDVRVVPESVDFDLVEAADVDDRFDAVYARRLDRHANVETFLLGLAELRGRDWTAAVVGDGPERERIEATASDLRIADRVSFLGDLPRRERVELFKGTHVVAATATWETFATELLWALACGCVALVEYQADSSAHELVEGRERGRLVTSPAELADEFVAVGDLPRRTVEPDFAGYDHDAVLDRYVETYRELVSD
- a CDS encoding halocyanin domain-containing protein, translated to MSSDDVSRRAFMRTAGGATAAAGAATVTAGTAAAQEEQPVWPSGASSGNVGSYQDARGQSEVTVSVGAGDQGLAFDPTLLWVDTGTTITFEWTGNGGAHNVQNVEGPAALDSGDPVGEEGATYEYETSEEDVGITHYHCVPHTAVGMHAGLAVGEDIETESTGGGGGSNAVFVPQGARALGVATFIAMVSTLGLAFVFMKYGGTITQEE
- the mch gene encoding methenyltetrahydromethanopterin cyclohydrolase; translated protein: MESINRTAIELVDEALDFAGELDVVGYELDNGATVVDFGVDAAGGVEAGLLLAEIQTAGLANLRTRMGEVAGAPRQYVELSTDHPAIALLCSQKAGWELAFESGYEGLGSGPARALVGQEAEFERVGYYDSSEFATLAVESTALPTEEVAEHVADLAEVDAEGVFLPAYATGSTVGSVATAARAAELAVFRLLELGYEPTDVLHASGAAPMAPVTRDEDLAMGRTNDALAYGGEVHLQVARDDDRFDQIVSTAREEYGTPFVEVFEDAGWDFYEVDERVFAPAKVTVDVVDGPVYAVGETDEELLAESFDYR